One window of the Candidatus Chromulinivoraceae bacterium genome contains the following:
- a CDS encoding GlsB/YeaQ/YmgE family stress response membrane protein has translation MGWIGWIILGGLAGWVANMIMKEEGGLLKNIVVGIVGGVIGGWVVELLGGSGVNGFNIYSFVVAVLGALLLIWIVKMIKK, from the coding sequence ATGGGCTGGATTGGATGGATAATACTCGGTGGACTCGCTGGGTGGGTAGCTAACATGATAATGAAAGAGGAGGGTGGCCTTCTCAAAAACATAGTTGTCGGTATTGTTGGCGGTGTTATCGGTGGATGGGTTGTCGAACTTCTTGGTGGCAGCGGTGTAAATGGATTTAATATATACAGCTTTGTCGTGGCCGTATTAGGAGCACTTCTCCTTATATGGATCGTAAAAATGATTAAAAAATAA
- a CDS encoding sugar phosphate nucleotidyltransferase: MKKPTKAIIAAAGFGTRFLPQTKAMPKEMIPLIDKPIIQYVVEELVEAGIKDIIIVGSSNKRAIEDHFDVPNEDLLANLRAGGTKKQHYIDELDRLSNLANFIYIRQKGPYGNATPLMSAAHLIGKDETFIYTWADDFIVSSPSRFRQMIDIYEQYDGAVLSCKKVLSDAEYDKYGIAAGEVMQDGLIKMSHIVEKPGKDKAPSDLASVSSYLLKGDFFNYLEEAQQTFDGVGEFTFQPIMQKMIDEGHDYLAYEIKDGTYYDTGDKLEYLKTVIDFGLAHDELGPDLLRHLQSKLK; the protein is encoded by the coding sequence GTGAAAAAACCAACCAAGGCAATTATCGCAGCAGCCGGATTTGGGACGCGGTTCTTGCCTCAAACCAAAGCAATGCCGAAGGAAATGATTCCGCTCATCGACAAGCCGATTATCCAGTATGTCGTAGAAGAGCTTGTTGAGGCAGGCATTAAAGATATTATTATTGTAGGCAGTAGTAACAAGCGTGCGATTGAAGATCATTTTGATGTACCAAATGAAGATCTGTTAGCTAACCTTCGTGCTGGTGGCACTAAAAAGCAACACTATATTGATGAACTCGACCGTCTCTCTAACCTGGCTAATTTCATTTACATCCGTCAAAAAGGACCATACGGAAATGCGACCCCACTTATGAGTGCCGCACACCTTATTGGCAAGGACGAGACGTTTATTTACACCTGGGCCGATGATTTCATCGTATCTTCGCCAAGTAGATTCCGTCAGATGATCGATATCTACGAGCAATATGATGGTGCGGTACTTTCGTGTAAAAAAGTTCTTTCAGATGCCGAGTACGACAAGTACGGTATTGCGGCTGGTGAGGTGATGCAGGATGGTCTTATCAAGATGTCACATATCGTTGAAAAGCCAGGGAAAGACAAGGCTCCATCCGACCTAGCTTCGGTAAGTAGCTATCTTCTAAAGGGCGATTTCTTTAACTACCTTGAAGAAGCGCAGCAGACATTCGATGGCGTGGGTGAATTTACATTCCAACCAATCATGCAAAAGATGATTGATGAAGGTCACGACTACCTTGCCTATGAGATTAAAGACGGCACGTATTATGATACTGGTGATAAGTTAGAATATCTTAAGACGGTCATTGACTTCGGTCTTGCTCACGATGAGCTTGGTCCCGACCTTCTTCGCCATCTCCAGTCAAAACTCAAGTAG
- a CDS encoding DUF5665 domain-containing protein, whose amino-acid sequence MSEKNIITKTKENIQKGNERSARESVLEDLFYDFNRSRTQIYKMNFFRGIFFGLGSVLGGTVVVVLLVWTLSLFTNVPGIGQSIEQVQQTLQNNKK is encoded by the coding sequence ATGAGCGAGAAAAACATTATCACAAAAACAAAAGAAAACATCCAAAAGGGCAACGAACGTAGCGCTCGTGAGAGTGTGCTTGAAGATTTATTTTATGATTTTAATCGTAGTCGGACTCAGATATACAAGATGAACTTTTTTAGGGGGATATTCTTTGGTTTGGGTAGTGTGCTTGGCGGCACAGTTGTTGTCGTTCTACTTGTTTGGACGCTGAGTCTTTTTACGAATGTTCCAGGTATAGGCCAGTCTATCGAGCAGGTCCAACAAACACTACAGAATAACAAAAAATAA
- a CDS encoding TrmH family RNA methyltransferase yields MREIIVIAHNIRSTHNVGAIFRTSEGFGISKIIFSGYTPLPSFQGDTRLPHIAEKLTSQIHKTALGAETIVPFEYQEIPNLEQLKQAGYAIVGLEQAERSYKLPNYTPPQKIVLLLGEEVHGISQDLLEQCDDIIEIPMVGKKESFNVSVAAGIALYALIMA; encoded by the coding sequence ATGCGAGAAATCATCGTTATTGCGCACAACATTCGCTCCACTCATAACGTAGGTGCAATTTTCCGTACCAGCGAAGGTTTTGGGATATCCAAGATTATTTTTAGCGGCTATACGCCTCTACCATCTTTTCAAGGCGATACTCGTCTACCTCATATTGCTGAAAAGTTGACAAGTCAAATCCATAAAACAGCTCTAGGCGCGGAAACCATTGTGCCTTTCGAATATCAGGAAATACCGAATCTCGAACAGCTCAAACAAGCTGGCTACGCCATTGTAGGTCTCGAACAAGCTGAGCGATCATACAAGTTGCCAAACTACACGCCTCCACAAAAAATCGTGCTCCTTCTTGGCGAGGAAGTACATGGCATATCCCAGGATCTGCTAGAACAGTGCGATGACATTATCGAGATTCCGATGGTTGGCAAAAAGGAGTCATTCAATGTTAGCGTTGCTGCAGGCATAGCGCTTTATGCATTGATAATGGCCTAG
- a CDS encoding GspE/PulE family protein → MDEDKIQERRREQDEKSTQQRAAILGLQYLDTRSIEQTLPLAKDMLSIEEMYRGHIVPLIPGAGSEPYRFGVTSQTPQSLIKAMEKEFSDRGDNTQFLLISGSGFTQFMNRFDPPKKVIYEDIEIAKEGDSETITQVSKTLNSVGSDQVFDYLITQADKLNASDIHIENERTYIRIRMRIDGALHPVADLDKDRYRIIMGELASRANVSSAATEPQSGHMQKEITRDSATHLLNIRVETVPTMYGQDAVLRLFNFDESLLNLDRLSIPEKQRKEIDEVISHPRGMVLMVGPTGSGKSTTLYSMLNALNTPDRKLITLEDPIEYGLDGISQIPISTTNGQSFAEGLRSVLRLDPDVVMIGEIRDQDTAKTAIQASITGHLVLSSFHANSTSAAFSRMIDLIGVNPIFSSAIRMLIAQRLVRRLYDDTKEEYDPDESTKQYVQKVLENLPDDMDKPDLENFKLWKPVPSDDVPFGYKGRIVIMEQMLVTENIQKFLRGEVKDVHAEVIEKEAMAGGMLTLLQVGVLAALRGETTLEEINRVI, encoded by the coding sequence ATGGACGAAGACAAGATTCAGGAACGACGGCGAGAACAAGATGAAAAGTCTACACAGCAGCGTGCAGCCATCCTGGGTTTGCAATATCTTGACACCCGAAGTATAGAGCAGACTCTTCCGCTCGCAAAAGATATGCTAAGCATCGAGGAAATGTATCGAGGACACATCGTTCCGCTTATTCCGGGTGCTGGTAGTGAGCCATATAGATTTGGCGTTACAAGCCAGACCCCCCAGTCTCTTATCAAGGCGATGGAGAAAGAGTTCAGCGATCGAGGAGATAACACGCAGTTCCTGCTCATTAGCGGTAGTGGCTTCACGCAATTTATGAACCGCTTCGATCCTCCGAAGAAAGTTATTTACGAGGATATTGAAATCGCCAAAGAAGGTGATAGTGAAACGATTACTCAGGTCAGTAAAACGCTTAATTCCGTGGGAAGTGATCAAGTTTTTGACTATCTTATTACGCAGGCGGATAAGCTTAATGCGAGCGATATTCACATTGAAAACGAGCGAACCTACATCCGTATTCGCATGCGTATTGATGGTGCTCTACACCCTGTCGCTGATCTCGATAAGGATCGCTATCGAATCATTATGGGTGAATTGGCATCGCGCGCAAATGTATCTTCGGCAGCAACCGAACCACAATCCGGGCATATGCAAAAGGAGATAACGCGTGATAGTGCAACACATTTGCTCAACATCCGTGTTGAGACAGTACCTACAATGTATGGGCAGGACGCGGTGCTGCGTCTCTTTAACTTTGACGAGAGTCTTCTAAATCTTGATCGTCTGAGTATTCCTGAAAAACAACGTAAAGAGATCGATGAGGTTATTAGCCACCCTCGCGGTATGGTGCTGATGGTCGGTCCGACTGGTTCTGGTAAGTCAACCACGCTGTATAGCATGCTGAACGCTCTCAACACACCAGATCGTAAGCTTATTACACTCGAAGACCCGATCGAATATGGTCTTGACGGTATTTCACAAATTCCAATTAGTACAACAAATGGCCAAAGCTTCGCCGAAGGCTTAAGGTCGGTACTTCGTCTTGACCCAGATGTTGTGATGATCGGTGAGATTCGAGACCAGGATACGGCTAAAACAGCTATCCAAGCATCAATTACAGGTCACTTGGTGCTCTCAAGCTTTCACGCCAACTCCACGAGTGCTGCGTTTAGTCGCATGATAGATCTTATCGGGGTCAACCCTATCTTTAGTTCAGCTATTCGTATGCTCATCGCACAGCGGTTGGTCCGTCGACTTTATGACGATACAAAAGAAGAATATGATCCAGACGAGTCAACCAAGCAGTATGTTCAGAAAGTCCTCGAGAACCTACCAGATGATATGGACAAGCCTGATCTTGAAAACTTCAAGCTCTGGAAACCTGTTCCGAGCGACGATGTGCCGTTTGGCTATAAAGGCCGAATCGTTATAATGGAACAAATGCTAGTGACTGAAAACATTCAGAAGTTCCTTCGTGGAGAGGTAAAAGACGTCCATGCAGAGGTGATTGAAAAAGAAGCGATGGCAGGCGGCATGCTAACGTTGCTGCAGGTAGGTGTACTAGCCGCTCTTCGAGGAGAAACAACGCTCGAGGAGATAAACCGGGTAATCTAG
- a CDS encoding YtxH domain-containing protein — protein MTKGKFALGAIIGAAAGIVAGLLTAPKSGKETRADIKDKATELKESAARKSAEAKDYSDEMVTDLKEKAGDLKDRGERALEGAKKGFSEKDK, from the coding sequence ATGACAAAAGGCAAATTCGCATTAGGGGCAATTATCGGTGCAGCTGCTGGTATTGTTGCTGGTCTTCTGACTGCACCGAAATCTGGCAAAGAGACGCGCGCAGATATCAAGGATAAGGCTACGGAGCTTAAGGAAAGTGCAGCACGCAAGAGTGCCGAAGCTAAAGACTACTCGGATGAGATGGTGACAGATCTCAAAGAGAAAGCCGGAGATCTTAAGGATCGAGGTGAACGTGCGCTTGAAGGAGCAAAAAAAGGATTCAGCGAAAAAGACAAGTAA
- a CDS encoding ribonuclease HII → MIVGIDEVGRGAWAGPLVVGAVLLASVPIEGLTDSKKLTRLQRERLNVEIRQKAAGIGLGWVSAKQIDRIGLSEALKLASRMAVAHIHTTYDEIIIDGTVKFIDDPRVRVMKKADLLVPSVSAASIVAKVARDNYMKHLDMIFPGYKFSGHVGYGTAAHRSAIDLLGVTPFHRLSYAPLVKYDTSVMIRG, encoded by the coding sequence ATGATTGTCGGGATTGATGAGGTAGGAAGAGGTGCATGGGCTGGCCCGCTTGTTGTGGGCGCTGTTCTTCTTGCGAGTGTTCCGATTGAAGGTTTGACCGATAGTAAAAAGCTAACACGATTACAACGTGAACGGCTCAATGTCGAAATACGTCAAAAAGCAGCCGGCATTGGTCTTGGGTGGGTGAGCGCCAAACAGATTGATCGTATTGGTCTGAGCGAGGCACTTAAACTTGCTTCAAGGATGGCCGTTGCGCATATACATACGACTTATGACGAGATCATCATTGATGGTACTGTAAAATTCATTGATGATCCGCGCGTAAGAGTTATGAAAAAGGCTGATTTACTTGTGCCGAGCGTGTCCGCTGCTTCGATCGTTGCAAAGGTAGCTAGAGATAACTATATGAAACATCTTGATATGATTTTTCCAGGCTACAAATTTAGTGGTCATGTCGGTTATGGTACGGCAGCACATCGTAGCGCGATTGACCTATTGGGTGTGACGCCATTTCATAGACTGTCCTATGCGCCACTAGTTAAGTATGATACGTCAGTTATGATACGTGGATAA
- the dnaE gene encoding DNA polymerase III subunit alpha: MGVAVEEKPVAASDLKLSDYVHLHNHTHHSLLDGLTKVGELVDVVKEMGMEACAITDHGTMSGSIDFYKSAKAAGIKPILGMEAYVAARTRFDRDPAKDKGRYHLTLLSMNETGLRNLMLLSTTANLEGMYYKPRIDHDLLEQHNEGLIVLSGCASGELGENLRADNYEEAKRIASWYKNLLGDRYYLELQDHGHPDAPAQWDVQVKLNEYLLRLADELDIPYVVTSDAHYVRHDDTDAHEILLCVGTGSFLSDEKRMSLKDFELHVTDPKDIIGRWSKTHPEAILNTRRIADRCNVEIELGRILIPTFPVPEGETEKTFLDKLVFRGMAARYAGKTREEAGELSVEEIRQILQPEQLDRLDMELAVLDNMGYNGYFLIVQDFINWGKAQGIIFGPGRGSAAGSIIAYALNITDLDPLKYSLLFERFLNPDRISMPDIDVDIQDTRRDEVIQYCSDKYGADHVSNIVTFGKMAARAAVRDVARVLQVPYAEADRLSKMIPPPAQGRHIPLKVSIKEDVDLKKEYETNPTAKQVFDYAVRLEGTIRSHGVHACGVVIAPDELVKYLPLEMAQKGVISTQFPMGEVEELGLLKMDFLGLSNLTIINNALRIIRKVYKDEIDLSNLPLDDEKTYELFQRGDTTGVFQLESAGMKRYLRDLKPTVFEDIIAMVALYRPGPMQFIDSFIKRKHGIEPITYLHPGMENSLKSTYGILVYQEQFMQISKEWCGFTGGQADTLRKAVGKKKIDLMMKVKPEFVEGAVKVSGATREQAETFWSQLEEFANYCFNKSHAACYGLISYWTAYLKAHYPDAFMAAVMTSDHDDIDRLAIEISECKHMGLTVLSPSVNDSYVEFAVVPGQNEIRFGMAAVKGVGMGAVEEVLRARKDGKFTSIEDFAKRVSISKFNKKAWESLIKSGGFDEFGDRSDLLFNLETIQAFASKIQKEALSGQTDLFGGLSDGASIQPTMTFQIAPTKYTEKEHLTWERELLGLYISAHPLDNYDTYFEEQTIPLAHMKPEIDGKKATIGGLVSAVRTIVTKSGTKMAFVKLEDKTNEAEVIIFPNLYEQTGAKLVQDAVIRVSGKVSARDRDGNLGDEAKMIADEVVVVTDEELRSYEGTGRKMETPRMSSKVKAMRVAEHRAKKTDPVVSASASTLPAEPKPAASIAERPRPIEDIPVVKKLFVHVKEPDNHEALVELKRTCSDFSGNTDIVLVLGADKRSAIKLPFRVDGSDALISVLVKQLGEDCVVLK, translated from the coding sequence ATGGGGGTAGCAGTAGAGGAAAAACCGGTTGCGGCATCAGACTTGAAGTTGTCTGATTATGTGCATCTGCATAATCACACACATCATAGCCTGCTCGATGGTCTTACAAAAGTAGGCGAGCTTGTTGATGTGGTCAAAGAAATGGGCATGGAGGCATGTGCCATTACCGACCATGGAACGATGTCGGGTTCCATTGACTTTTATAAGTCTGCTAAGGCTGCGGGCATTAAACCAATTCTCGGTATGGAGGCCTACGTTGCCGCTAGAACACGCTTTGATCGAGATCCAGCTAAAGATAAAGGGCGTTATCACTTAACACTTCTTTCTATGAATGAGACAGGTCTGAGAAATCTTATGTTACTTTCGACGACTGCTAACCTCGAAGGAATGTATTATAAGCCTCGTATTGACCACGACCTCCTAGAACAACATAACGAGGGTCTTATTGTCCTATCTGGTTGTGCAAGTGGTGAACTAGGAGAAAATCTTCGTGCAGATAATTATGAAGAGGCTAAGAGAATTGCATCTTGGTATAAAAATCTCCTTGGTGATCGCTATTATTTAGAGCTTCAAGACCATGGTCATCCTGATGCGCCAGCACAATGGGATGTGCAGGTAAAACTAAATGAGTATCTACTAAGACTTGCAGATGAGCTTGACATTCCCTACGTTGTGACAAGCGATGCGCACTATGTTCGCCACGATGACACAGATGCTCATGAGATTTTGCTATGTGTTGGTACTGGCTCGTTCCTGTCTGACGAAAAGCGCATGAGCTTGAAGGATTTTGAGCTTCATGTGACTGACCCTAAGGACATTATTGGTCGTTGGAGTAAGACCCATCCAGAGGCAATCCTTAACACACGTCGAATTGCCGACAGGTGCAACGTTGAGATTGAGTTGGGTCGGATCTTGATTCCAACATTTCCGGTTCCCGAAGGTGAAACCGAAAAAACCTTTCTTGATAAGCTAGTCTTTCGTGGTATGGCCGCTAGGTACGCTGGTAAAACGCGCGAGGAGGCAGGCGAACTTTCGGTAGAGGAGATTCGTCAAATTCTCCAGCCAGAGCAGCTAGATCGTCTCGATATGGAATTGGCAGTTCTCGATAACATGGGCTATAACGGTTACTTTTTAATTGTGCAGGACTTTATTAACTGGGGTAAGGCGCAAGGGATTATTTTTGGACCTGGACGAGGTTCGGCGGCAGGATCGATCATTGCCTATGCACTTAATATCACTGATCTCGATCCGTTAAAGTATAGCCTGCTCTTCGAGCGATTCCTTAACCCTGACCGTATTAGCATGCCGGATATCGATGTGGATATTCAGGATACGCGTCGTGATGAGGTGATCCAGTATTGTTCAGATAAATATGGCGCTGACCATGTTTCAAATATTGTAACCTTTGGTAAGATGGCTGCACGTGCTGCTGTGCGCGACGTAGCACGTGTACTGCAGGTTCCATATGCCGAGGCTGACCGTCTCAGTAAAATGATTCCACCACCCGCACAAGGGCGTCATATTCCACTCAAAGTGAGTATTAAAGAAGATGTTGATCTTAAAAAGGAATATGAAACCAATCCGACAGCAAAACAGGTGTTTGATTACGCGGTGCGCCTAGAGGGCACAATCCGTTCGCACGGTGTGCACGCCTGTGGTGTGGTAATTGCACCAGATGAACTGGTAAAATATCTGCCGCTTGAGATGGCACAAAAAGGCGTCATCTCTACACAGTTCCCAATGGGCGAGGTTGAGGAACTCGGCTTGCTTAAGATGGACTTCTTGGGTCTTTCTAACTTAACGATTATCAATAACGCTCTGCGTATTATTCGCAAAGTATACAAAGACGAAATTGATCTTTCTAATTTGCCACTAGACGATGAGAAGACGTATGAGTTGTTTCAGCGCGGTGATACCACCGGGGTATTCCAGCTTGAGTCTGCAGGAATGAAACGCTACTTGCGTGATCTTAAACCAACTGTTTTTGAGGATATTATCGCCATGGTGGCTTTGTATCGCCCTGGTCCAATGCAGTTTATTGATAGCTTTATTAAGCGCAAACATGGTATCGAACCTATTACATATCTTCATCCTGGAATGGAGAATTCACTCAAAAGTACTTATGGTATTCTGGTCTACCAAGAGCAGTTCATGCAGATTTCTAAGGAATGGTGCGGATTTACCGGCGGTCAAGCTGACACGCTGCGTAAGGCTGTCGGTAAAAAGAAGATCGATCTCATGATGAAAGTAAAGCCGGAGTTTGTTGAGGGCGCTGTTAAGGTCAGTGGCGCTACTCGGGAGCAGGCTGAGACGTTTTGGAGTCAGCTAGAAGAGTTCGCTAACTACTGCTTTAACAAGTCGCATGCTGCTTGCTACGGACTTATATCATACTGGACAGCCTACCTCAAGGCGCACTACCCAGACGCCTTTATGGCGGCGGTTATGACAAGTGACCATGATGATATTGATCGATTGGCCATTGAGATTAGTGAGTGTAAGCATATGGGGCTAACTGTGCTATCGCCGAGCGTCAACGACTCATATGTAGAATTTGCTGTTGTGCCAGGTCAGAATGAAATCCGTTTTGGTATGGCTGCTGTTAAGGGCGTGGGTATGGGCGCAGTTGAGGAAGTTCTCCGTGCTCGCAAAGACGGTAAATTTACGAGTATTGAGGATTTCGCAAAGCGTGTGAGCATTAGTAAGTTCAATAAAAAGGCCTGGGAATCATTAATCAAATCTGGTGGCTTTGATGAATTCGGCGATCGTTCGGACCTACTATTTAATCTTGAAACGATTCAGGCCTTTGCAAGTAAGATACAAAAAGAGGCACTGAGTGGTCAGACAGATCTTTTCGGTGGTTTGAGCGATGGTGCGAGTATCCAGCCGACTATGACGTTCCAAATAGCGCCAACCAAATATACCGAGAAAGAGCATCTTACATGGGAACGAGAACTCTTAGGCCTGTATATTAGTGCGCATCCGCTTGATAACTACGACACGTATTTTGAAGAGCAGACAATTCCACTTGCGCATATGAAGCCAGAGATTGATGGTAAGAAAGCAACCATTGGAGGTCTAGTAAGCGCCGTTCGTACGATTGTAACCAAATCAGGCACTAAGATGGCATTCGTTAAGCTTGAGGATAAGACGAATGAGGCTGAGGTTATTATTTTTCCTAACTTGTATGAACAAACAGGTGCAAAGCTAGTCCAAGATGCAGTTATTCGAGTATCTGGTAAGGTTAGCGCGCGTGACCGGGATGGCAATTTAGGTGACGAAGCCAAAATGATAGCCGATGAAGTGGTTGTTGTGACTGATGAGGAGCTGCGTAGTTATGAAGGGACCGGGCGCAAGATGGAGACACCTCGTATGAGTTCTAAGGTAAAAGCTATGAGAGTTGCCGAGCACCGTGCTAAAAAAACCGATCCTGTTGTGAGCGCATCAGCTAGCACTTTGCCAGCTGAACCTAAACCGGCCGCGTCTATAGCGGAACGCCCGCGCCCGATTGAAGATATACCTGTGGTTAAAAAATTATTCGTTCATGTTAAAGAACCGGACAATCACGAAGCGCTTGTCGAGTTAAAACGCACGTGTAGTGATTTTTCAGGAAATACAGATATTGTTCTTGTTCTCGGTGCTGATAAAAGATCGGCTATCAAGTTACCGTTCAGGGTGGATGGGAGCGATGCGCTAATAAGCGTGTTGGTAAAGCAACTTGGTGAAGACTGTGTCGTATTAAAATAA
- a CDS encoding NADP-dependent malic enzyme: MNYDEMALELHKQYAGKIKTTLRDTSELTKEKLSCYYTPGVAAVSRAIAGDPSLLPVYTWTNNLVAVISDGSAVLGLGNIGPKGSMPVMEGKALLFKHFAGIDSVPITLDIHTPDEIITTVKAISSSFGAINLEDIAAPQCFEIEERLKAELDIPVFHDDQHGTAIVVLAGIINAMKVTGKKLEDCKIVIVGAGAAGTAITKLLHLYAKPQILAVDSKGIIGNSRQDLNEAKKLLLDYIDTSAQGSLADALTDADVFIGVSQPGLLTPELIKKMATQPIVFALANPTPEIMPDVAKQAGVAIMATGRSDFPNQVNNAIAFPGIFRGALDNKVKTITDQHKIAAAKVITSLVDTPDAEHIIPPVFDERLVPSIAKVIK; this comes from the coding sequence ATGAACTACGACGAAATGGCCCTCGAACTGCACAAACAATATGCCGGCAAAATCAAGACCACGCTTCGAGATACAAGCGAACTCACAAAAGAAAAACTCAGCTGCTACTACACTCCAGGGGTAGCGGCCGTCAGTCGAGCCATCGCCGGGGACCCCTCTCTTCTGCCAGTCTACACCTGGACAAATAACCTCGTTGCTGTTATTTCCGACGGTTCAGCCGTTCTAGGCCTTGGAAATATCGGACCAAAAGGCTCCATGCCTGTTATGGAAGGTAAGGCCCTACTTTTTAAGCATTTCGCAGGCATTGATAGTGTTCCTATTACACTGGACATCCATACACCAGACGAAATCATCACCACTGTTAAAGCAATATCATCAAGTTTTGGCGCTATTAATCTCGAAGATATAGCCGCTCCTCAGTGTTTTGAGATAGAAGAGCGGCTAAAGGCAGAGCTAGATATTCCGGTCTTTCACGACGACCAACACGGCACGGCGATTGTCGTACTTGCTGGTATCATAAATGCCATGAAAGTAACTGGTAAAAAGCTTGAGGATTGCAAAATTGTTATTGTCGGCGCAGGAGCGGCCGGTACTGCCATCACAAAATTACTCCACCTCTACGCTAAACCTCAGATCCTTGCGGTTGACAGTAAGGGCATTATCGGTAATTCACGACAAGATCTTAATGAAGCTAAAAAACTTTTACTAGACTATATCGATACCTCAGCTCAGGGGTCTCTCGCCGACGCACTCACAGACGCCGATGTCTTTATTGGCGTCAGTCAACCTGGACTCCTCACTCCTGAATTAATTAAAAAAATGGCAACTCAGCCCATTGTTTTTGCGCTCGCCAATCCAACACCAGAGATCATGCCAGATGTCGCCAAGCAGGCCGGTGTTGCTATTATGGCTACCGGACGAAGCGATTTTCCTAATCAGGTGAATAATGCGATAGCTTTCCCGGGAATTTTTCGCGGCGCGCTCGACAACAAAGTTAAAACAATCACTGATCAGCACAAGATTGCAGCAGCTAAGGTTATTACTAGTCTTGTTGACACCCCAGACGCTGAGCACATTATTCCGCCCGTATTTGACGAACGACTCGTTCCTTCTATCGCTAAGGTAATCAAGTAA
- a CDS encoding CHAP domain-containing protein, whose amino-acid sequence MNRFNRHTSSFRSRVSRATIGVCAALVAIAAPLMLTTNAVHADQYDDQINAIRAQVNQFQAQANEYHKQASSLQAAVDAIQAEVNGIQAEVNLSQAQYDKLTNDITVNKQKLADNQKALGDIIADLYVNGSVSPLEMLASSKNVGEYMDKNTYQTSARDKLNGTIDAVKTLKAQLEKDQQDVAKVLAQQKAQQDTLAAKQAEQQQLLTQTQGNEAAYQQKVADGQAQMAAIAAQQRAALQRITGGGMYNYGTVGSFQFRNYSGNTGCGGGGYSLCGAQDSYSDQWGLLNRECVSYTAWGAYSIYGKDVQNFAGAGNAYQWPSTTSRMGAYTDNTPEVGSVAILPPTPGFAPIGHAMLVNSIEGGGWVGVSQYNFGGTGEYSTMDIQSSGVVFIHFQSR is encoded by the coding sequence GTGAATAGATTCAACCGACACACATCATCCTTCCGCTCCCGAGTCTCCCGGGCTACTATTGGTGTGTGTGCAGCACTCGTAGCTATAGCTGCGCCGCTAATGCTGACAACAAATGCGGTCCATGCGGATCAATATGACGATCAGATTAACGCAATACGGGCGCAAGTTAACCAGTTCCAGGCTCAAGCGAATGAATACCACAAGCAAGCCAGCTCGCTTCAGGCTGCTGTTGATGCTATCCAGGCTGAGGTCAATGGAATTCAGGCAGAGGTTAATCTCTCGCAGGCACAGTACGATAAACTTACGAATGATATTACTGTCAATAAGCAAAAACTAGCCGATAATCAAAAGGCACTAGGCGATATTATTGCGGATCTTTATGTAAATGGAAGTGTTTCACCGCTTGAAATGCTCGCTAGCAGTAAGAATGTGGGTGAGTATATGGATAAGAATACCTACCAGACGTCGGCTCGGGATAAGCTTAACGGTACAATCGATGCAGTTAAAACCCTCAAAGCTCAACTAGAAAAAGATCAACAGGATGTTGCTAAGGTCCTCGCTCAGCAAAAAGCCCAACAAGATACGCTCGCTGCAAAGCAGGCTGAGCAACAGCAACTGCTAACGCAAACTCAGGGCAATGAAGCCGCGTATCAACAGAAGGTTGCCGATGGTCAGGCGCAAATGGCGGCCATCGCAGCTCAGCAGCGTGCAGCCTTGCAGCGCATTACTGGCGGTGGTATGTACAACTATGGTACCGTTGGTTCATTCCAGTTTCGTAATTACAGCGGTAACACTGGTTGTGGCGGTGGTGGCTATAGCCTTTGTGGTGCACAGGACAGCTACTCTGATCAGTGGGGTCTTTTAAACCGTGAATGCGTTAGTTACACCGCATGGGGCGCTTACAGTATTTATGGTAAAGATGTGCAAAACTTTGCGGGTGCAGGTAACGCGTACCAATGGCCATCAACGACTTCGCGTATGGGCGCGTACACAGATAACACACCTGAGGTGGGGTCAGTCGCTATTTTGCCTCCGACACCTGGATTTGCACCAATTGGACATGCCATGCTTGTAAACTCGATTGAAGGCGGTGGATGGGTCGGCGTAAGCCAATACAACTTTGGTGGCACAGGCGAATACAGTACAATGGACATTCAGAGCTCCGGCGTAGTATTTATTCACTTCCAGAGCCGCTAA